One Oncorhynchus kisutch isolate 150728-3 linkage group LG13, Okis_V2, whole genome shotgun sequence DNA window includes the following coding sequences:
- the g6fl gene encoding g6f-like isoform X5: protein MEFRCLLFVLISSSAMLITQSDTTTKDPDWSDIVVTMVGREVTLPCVDWPLTGSVSINWKMKSPSVDHWKLVLSANERQQFSGAASKASMRLVDSNFQETGDFSLLFIPKMEDKGRYSCLIIQQQKKLREKIILLAVLTVSIFPSATLPQHSTLRLMAEVSPASAVSEVTWLSPGGTPLRLARRSEGGFAKLPQIRLTDQGVYICQVYPRGNSSSPMFPFTVDLRVDGMNVASFTNISHSAQISMASLTQTPLTLACPPMRGDYVLLYWKPPDSRNINTTTLVYGYDRWRDRTEQSKTHAQLSLDGPLSTPKEGFFSFLLSPGLNDGGLYMCEVFLNDNVFSQRTLLSILQVKARHSPSALVLTCQYTERSQVKQVVWSHQNQSRTLKWSSSGPGRLSTEVPLSPTQDTAGNYTCTMLLRNGQAVKAVYTVKLPPKVLQCWMCAHSILISLSPEPCCELTNQPRNGIGRMNSKFQF, encoded by the exons ATGGAGTTTAGATGTCTCCTCTTTGTTCTTATTTCTTCTTCAGCGATGCTCATCACTCAATCTGACACGACCACTAAAG ACCCTGACTGGAGTGATATCGTTGTGACAATGGTTGGCAGGGAAGTTACCTTACCCTGTGTTGATTGGCCTCTCACCGGTTCTGTGAGCATTAATTGGAAGATGAAGTCTCCTAGCGTGGACCACTGGAAACTGGTCCTCTCGGCCAATGAGAGGCAGCAGTTCTCGGGGGCAGCCTCAAAGGCTTCCATGCGATTGGTTGACTCAAACTTTCAGGAAACTGGGGACTTCTCTCTGCTGTTCATCCCCAAAATGGAGGACAAGGGTCGCTACTCCTGTCTGATTATACAGCAACAGAAGAAACTGAGAGAGAAGATCATACTATTAGCCGTCCTCACAG TCTCTATCTTTCCTTCAGCCACTCTCCCTCAGCACAGCACACTGCGTCTGATGGCAGAAGTGTCCCCCGCCTCCGCCGTTTCCGAGGTAACCTGGCTGTCCCCTGGCGGAACGCCCCTACGATTGGCAAGGAGGTCAGAGGGGGGTTTTGCCAAGCTGCCCCAGATACGCCTCACTGACCAGGGGGTATACATCTGCCAGGTGTACCCAAGGGGTAACAGCAGCTCCCCTATGTTCCCCTTCACTGTGGACCTCCGCGTGGATG gtaTGAATGTGGCCTCGTTCACCAATATAAGCCATA gTGCTCAGATCTCTATGGCCAGTCTCACCCAGACCCCTCTCACCCTCGCCTGCCCTCCGATGCGGGGCGACTATGTCCTGCTCTATTGGAAGCCCCCAGACAGCAGAAACATCAACACCACAACCCTGGTCTACGGGTACGACCGCTGGAGGGACCGCACAGAGCAGAGCAAG ACTCATGCCCAGCTGAGCCTGGACGGGCCATTGTCTACCCCAAAAGAGGGTTTCTTCTCCTTCCTGCTGAGCCCAGGGCTGAACGACGGAGGCCTCTACATGTGTGAGGTCTTCCTCAATGACAACGTGTTCAGCCAGAGGACCCTGCTTAGCATCCTCCAAG tgAAAGCCAGACACTCTCCATCAGCCCTGGTCCTGACGTGTCAGTATACAGAGCGCTCCCAG GTGAAGCAGGTGGTGTGGAGCCACCAGAACCAGAGTCGCACGCTGAAGTGGAGCTCCTCTGGCCCGGGTCGCCTCAGCACCGAGGTCCCCCTGTCCCCCACCCAGGACACGGCTGGGAactacacctgcaccatgctaCTGCGGAACGGACAGGCGGTCAAGGCTGTTTACACCGTCAAACTGCCCCCGAAAG TCCTTCAGTGCTGGATGTGTGCCCACTCCATTCTCATCTCGTTATCTCCAGAGCCCTGTTGTGAGCTAACCAATCAGCCCAGAAATGGAATAGGTAGGATGAATTCTAAATTCCAATTCTAA